From the Sphingomonas suaedae genome, one window contains:
- a CDS encoding cytochrome P450, whose product MTHDFDPLAPETFDSPNADYARLRAQCPVAHSDAWGGFWALMKHDDVSAAAVDWQTFITSQQNVVPKVAFTGRRPPLHLDPPEHTPYRRAIAPLLTERKVAKLEPVVRRICRDLLGQMVAKGGGDVVADYSAHMPIAVFANWMNLTPDAVAELTRVGQRYNIAVQSNDVDATKESSLLLYDMARGIVADRKAAPLPVDEDVTSALLATRVDGEPLPEEMIVGTIRQVLVVGIIAPSVMIGSIAVHLGRDRALQAQLRADPSLVPAAVEEFLRLYTPYRGFARTAVTDVTIRGRTIPAGEPIALVYASANRDEDVFECPHEFRMGRPNMKESLAFGRGTHSCVGAALATLELNVAVEELLAAAPGFTLAAEPKPTRFPEIGALSVPVAFERAGEGAA is encoded by the coding sequence ATGACGCATGACTTCGATCCCCTTGCGCCCGAAACATTCGACAGCCCCAATGCCGATTATGCCCGGCTGCGGGCGCAATGCCCGGTCGCACACAGCGATGCCTGGGGCGGCTTCTGGGCGCTGATGAAGCATGACGATGTGTCCGCCGCGGCTGTGGACTGGCAGACCTTTATTACCTCGCAGCAGAATGTCGTCCCCAAGGTGGCATTTACCGGGCGCCGCCCGCCGCTGCACCTCGATCCTCCGGAGCACACCCCCTATCGCCGCGCGATCGCGCCCCTGCTGACCGAGCGCAAGGTCGCGAAGCTGGAGCCGGTCGTGCGGCGAATTTGTCGGGATTTGCTTGGCCAGATGGTGGCGAAGGGCGGGGGCGATGTGGTCGCCGATTATTCGGCGCACATGCCGATCGCGGTGTTCGCCAACTGGATGAACCTGACGCCCGATGCGGTTGCGGAGCTGACCCGCGTGGGTCAGCGCTACAATATCGCGGTCCAGTCGAACGATGTCGACGCGACCAAGGAATCGAGCCTGCTGCTCTACGACATGGCGCGCGGCATCGTCGCCGATCGCAAGGCCGCGCCGCTGCCGGTGGACGAAGATGTGACGAGCGCGCTGCTCGCCACCCGCGTCGATGGCGAACCGCTGCCCGAGGAGATGATCGTCGGGACGATCCGCCAGGTACTGGTGGTCGGCATCATCGCGCCGAGCGTGATGATCGGGTCGATCGCGGTGCATCTGGGTCGCGACCGCGCGTTGCAGGCGCAGTTGCGCGCCGACCCGTCGCTGGTCCCGGCTGCGGTCGAGGAGTTCCTAAGGCTCTACACGCCCTATCGCGGGTTCGCGCGCACCGCCGTTACCGACGTGACGATCCGTGGGCGCACCATTCCTGCGGGCGAGCCGATCGCTCTCGTCTATGCCTCGGCCAATCGTGACGAGGATGTGTTCGAATGCCCGCATGAATTCCGCATGGGGCGCCCAAACATGAAGGAGTCGCTGGCGTTCGGGCGGGGCACGCATTCGTGCGTCGGTGCCGCGCTAGCGACGCTGGAGCTGAATGTGGCGGTCGAGGAACTGCTCGCCGCTGCGCCGGGCTTCACCCTCGCCGCCGAGCCGAAACCGACACGCTTCCCCGAAATCGGTGCGCTCAGCGTGCCGGTGGCGTTCGAGCGGGCGGGCGAGGGCGCGGCATGA
- a CDS encoding LacI family DNA-binding transcriptional regulator — MAARNPRLDDVAALAGVSAATVSRYLNSPEVVAAATGARIREAIEQTGYVQNLAATALASNRSRLIAVLVPDIAQSIFNDTVEAMIDELATDGNSVMLSLTGPDNHRLVREINMALARRVDAIILTGIVSEPETRARLRSSGITVVETWGLPEDPIDIAVGFSHREAGEELARFLRQRGYRRPHLVVPKSTRSERRAGGFIARWMHDGGPEPTRFDVNVPSHFGQGRLSYRALADLPERPDIVVCGSDWIAQGLIVEAQAAGIRVPDQLAVTGFGNLRMAGDMRPTITSVDVDGARIAREVMRVLRGRAAGADVETRVDVGFRVIARESA, encoded by the coding sequence ATGGCAGCGCGAAACCCACGACTGGACGATGTTGCGGCGCTGGCGGGTGTCTCCGCCGCAACCGTCTCCCGCTATCTCAACAGTCCGGAGGTGGTCGCCGCCGCAACAGGCGCGCGCATCCGCGAGGCGATCGAACAGACCGGCTATGTCCAGAATCTGGCCGCGACCGCGCTTGCCAGCAACCGCAGCCGCCTGATCGCGGTGCTGGTGCCCGACATCGCCCAGTCGATCTTCAACGATACGGTCGAGGCGATGATCGACGAGCTGGCGACCGACGGCAACAGCGTGATGCTCTCGCTCACCGGGCCGGACAATCACCGGCTTGTGCGGGAGATCAACATGGCGCTGGCGCGGCGCGTCGATGCGATCATCCTGACCGGCATCGTGTCGGAGCCGGAGACGCGGGCGCGCCTGCGTTCATCAGGGATCACGGTGGTGGAAACCTGGGGCCTTCCCGAAGACCCGATCGATATCGCGGTCGGCTTTTCGCACCGCGAAGCCGGCGAAGAACTGGCGCGATTCCTGCGCCAGCGCGGCTATCGGCGTCCGCATCTCGTGGTGCCGAAATCGACCCGTTCGGAACGGCGCGCAGGGGGCTTCATCGCCCGCTGGATGCACGATGGCGGCCCCGAGCCGACGCGATTCGACGTCAATGTCCCCAGCCATTTCGGGCAAGGCCGACTCTCCTATCGCGCGCTCGCCGACCTGCCCGAACGACCCGACATCGTCGTGTGCGGGTCCGACTGGATCGCCCAGGGGTTGATCGTCGAGGCGCAGGCGGCGGGGATTCGCGTTCCCGATCAGCTCGCCGTCACCGGCTTTGGCAATTTGCGCATGGCGGGCGACATGCGCCCCACGATCACCTCGGTCGATGTCGACGGCGCCCGAATCGCGCGCGAGGTGATGCGCGTTCTGCGCGGTCGCGCGGCGGGGGCGGACGTCGAAACACGCGTCGATGTCGGTTTTCGGGTCATCGCGAGAGAGAGCGCATGA
- a CDS encoding alpha/beta hydrolase has translation MRRGAIWAVTAMAVAVWGCASPVRPQPIASDTLPGGARWDAEVPANWNGTLLLYSRGYSPVPGDPAAAPKPHRQALLDAGYAIAGSNYGSGGWALEQAVPAQRATIAAFAAKHGKPKRVIAWGSSMGGLVSTALAEMKGSGIDGAAPMCASIGGSLGMMNMALDGAYAFRTLVAPDAGVRVTRIDDDRANGKRVGDALADAVKTPQGRARVALAGVLAGIPGWTSRDRPQPGASDYAAQAEEIARSFVMGVFLPRTDQEARAGGAFSWNTGIDYRAQLDRSGRRAMVEAMYRAAGLKLEEDLAALNAGERIAADPKAVAYMRANYTPNARPRVPLVAVQTIGDGLTAPAMQRGYVEAARGDVKSLYVNAAGHCTFDTPTVLATIRYLDARLDSGKWPQAPAAFVPHQPAPMLRPCWRGGKCR, from the coding sequence ATGCGGCGCGGCGCGATTTGGGCGGTTACGGCGATGGCAGTCGCGGTGTGGGGATGCGCGTCGCCGGTGCGACCCCAGCCGATCGCCTCGGATACGCTTCCCGGTGGCGCGCGCTGGGACGCCGAGGTTCCGGCGAACTGGAACGGGACGCTGCTGCTGTACAGCCGCGGTTATTCACCGGTTCCGGGCGACCCCGCAGCAGCGCCAAAGCCGCATCGCCAAGCGCTGCTCGATGCGGGCTATGCGATCGCCGGGTCCAATTACGGCAGCGGCGGCTGGGCGCTTGAACAGGCGGTCCCTGCGCAGCGCGCGACCATCGCCGCCTTCGCCGCGAAGCATGGCAAGCCGAAGCGCGTCATCGCCTGGGGCAGCTCGATGGGCGGACTGGTCAGCACCGCGCTCGCCGAGATGAAGGGCAGCGGCATCGACGGGGCGGCGCCGATGTGCGCTTCGATCGGCGGGTCGCTGGGCATGATGAACATGGCGCTCGACGGCGCCTATGCCTTCCGCACGCTGGTTGCGCCCGACGCGGGCGTCCGTGTGACCCGAATCGATGACGATCGCGCCAATGGCAAGCGGGTCGGCGACGCGCTGGCGGACGCGGTCAAAACGCCACAGGGCCGCGCGCGGGTCGCGCTGGCGGGCGTGCTGGCCGGGATTCCGGGCTGGACGAGCCGCGACCGACCCCAGCCCGGCGCGAGCGACTATGCGGCGCAGGCGGAGGAGATTGCGCGCTCCTTCGTCATGGGCGTGTTCCTGCCGCGCACGGATCAGGAAGCGCGTGCTGGCGGGGCGTTTTCGTGGAACACGGGCATCGACTATCGCGCGCAGCTCGACCGGTCCGGGCGGCGGGCGATGGTCGAGGCGATGTATCGGGCGGCGGGGCTGAAGCTCGAGGAGGATCTCGCGGCACTCAACGCGGGCGAACGGATCGCGGCGGACCCCAAGGCCGTCGCCTATATGCGCGCCAACTACACGCCCAATGCCCGACCGCGGGTGCCGCTGGTGGCGGTGCAGACGATCGGCGACGGCCTGACCGCGCCGGCGATGCAGCGCGGCTATGTCGAAGCCGCGCGGGGCGATGTTAAGAGCCTGTATGTCAACGCGGCGGGCCATTGCACCTTCGACACGCCGACCGTGCTGGCGACGATCCGCTATCTCGACGCGCGGCTGGATAGCGGGAAGTGGCCGCAGGCCCCTGCGGCATTCGTCCCGCACCAGCCCGCGCCGATGCTGCGTCCGTGCTGGCGCGGCGGGAAATGCCGCTGA
- a CDS encoding MmgE/PrpD family protein translates to MFCNKAISQAVADHFAAASLDALPPATLQATRRALLDALGVTLGATGLGEDAAPYRAHALATPGPSRLIGFDATSTPALAALANGALAHALDFGDTFDAGPAHPNAALVPALLALADANADAKFGSFLTAMALGSDFACRLSLAPPRPFEEGGWYPPPLVNLIATAAACARFLDLDADRIRHAMGLALVQGSFPSEIKYDATSPMRGVREGLVARAAVEAALLTKAGARAFAEPLEGRAGFFAIYGGGPPRGALLDGLGTQFLGDRVSFKPWPACRGTHPYIEAALALRDRVDPARVVRIEAETGPIQEMLIRPQPVKAAPARAIEAKFSIPYTVAAALIDGAVTLDSFATGRIADPATRTLAHKVVERRNPDWGRGEAASGSLTVTLEDGAVLTHRVMQAAGHPDRPMDDRSLIAKFVDCAAHAARPIASASAGELAARVLAFPADASARDLIDQPACAAII, encoded by the coding sequence ATGTTTTGTAATAAAGCAATCTCCCAGGCCGTCGCGGACCATTTCGCCGCCGCGAGCCTCGACGCGCTCCCGCCCGCGACGCTCCAGGCGACCCGCCGCGCACTGCTCGACGCGCTCGGCGTCACGCTCGGCGCTACCGGGCTGGGCGAAGATGCGGCGCCCTATCGCGCCCATGCCTTGGCCACTCCCGGCCCTTCGCGCCTGATTGGCTTTGACGCGACGAGCACCCCCGCGCTCGCGGCGCTCGCCAATGGCGCGCTCGCCCATGCGCTCGATTTCGGCGACACATTCGATGCGGGACCCGCACATCCCAACGCCGCTTTGGTCCCTGCCCTGCTCGCCCTGGCGGATGCCAACGCGGACGCGAAGTTCGGCAGCTTCCTGACCGCCATGGCGCTGGGCAGCGATTTCGCCTGCCGCCTGTCGCTCGCCCCGCCCCGCCCGTTCGAGGAGGGCGGCTGGTACCCGCCGCCACTGGTCAATCTGATCGCTACGGCCGCCGCCTGTGCGCGCTTCCTCGACCTCGACGCCGACAGGATCCGCCATGCCATGGGCCTCGCGCTGGTGCAGGGAAGTTTCCCGAGCGAGATCAAATATGACGCCACATCGCCGATGCGCGGCGTGCGCGAGGGGCTGGTGGCGCGCGCAGCGGTCGAGGCGGCATTGCTCACCAAGGCGGGCGCGCGCGCGTTTGCCGAACCGCTGGAGGGCCGCGCGGGCTTCTTCGCCATCTATGGCGGCGGCCCGCCCCGCGGCGCGCTGCTCGACGGGCTTGGCACGCAGTTTCTGGGCGATCGCGTCAGCTTCAAGCCCTGGCCCGCCTGTCGCGGCACGCATCCCTATATCGAGGCGGCATTGGCGCTGCGAGACCGGGTCGACCCGGCGCGCGTGGTGCGGATCGAGGCCGAGACCGGGCCGATTCAGGAGATGCTGATCCGCCCCCAGCCGGTAAAGGCCGCACCGGCACGCGCGATCGAGGCGAAATTCTCGATCCCCTATACCGTTGCGGCGGCGCTGATCGACGGCGCGGTGACGCTCGACAGTTTCGCGACGGGACGGATCGCCGATCCGGCGACGCGCACGCTGGCACACAAGGTGGTCGAGCGACGCAATCCCGACTGGGGCCGTGGCGAGGCGGCGAGCGGGTCGCTGACCGTCACGCTCGAGGACGGCGCAGTATTGACCCACCGGGTGATGCAGGCGGCAGGGCATCCAGATCGGCCAATGGACGATAGGTCGCTCATCGCCAAATTCGTCGATTGCGCCGCCCATGCGGCGCGCCCAATCGCATCCGCCTCGGCAGGAGAGTTGGCAGCCCGCGTCCTTGCATTCCCGGCCGATGCGTCCGCCCGCGATTTGATCGATCAACCCGCTTGCGCGGCCATAATTTAG
- a CDS encoding aldehyde dehydrogenase, whose translation MATIAPPAPGATFTRMNPVTGAVATEARAFNVADADAAVEAAAAAFPAWSALGPNARRAALNKAADALAAKADQFVDAMMGEIGATEGWARFNLMLAVGMVREAAALTTQIGGEVIPSDKPGCIAMALREPVGVMLGIAPWNAPIILGVRAVAVPLACGNTVVLKASEQCPRTHSLIAEAFDEALPKGAVSIVTNAPQDAAEIVGALIDNPHVRRINFTGSTAVGRIIAKRAAEHLKPVLLELGGKAPLIVLEDADLDEAVKAAAFGAFMNQGQICMSTERIIVVEAVADAFVEKFAAKVGTMAVGDPREGKTPLGAVVDQKTVDHCKSLIADAVSHGAVQVNGGDANGVLMPAHVIDHVTPEMKLFRDESFGPVVGVIRARDEAHAVELANDTEYGLSASVFTRDTARGLKVARQVKSGICHVNGPTVHDEAQMPFGGVKASGYGKFGGKAGIDSFTELRWITIETEPGHYPI comes from the coding sequence ATGGCTACGATCGCACCGCCGGCTCCCGGCGCCACCTTTACCCGCATGAATCCGGTGACCGGAGCGGTCGCCACCGAGGCAAGGGCGTTCAATGTCGCCGATGCCGATGCCGCCGTCGAAGCCGCCGCCGCCGCCTTCCCGGCATGGTCGGCGCTCGGCCCCAATGCCCGCCGCGCGGCGCTGAACAAGGCTGCCGATGCGCTTGCGGCGAAGGCCGACCAGTTCGTCGATGCGATGATGGGCGAAATCGGCGCGACCGAGGGCTGGGCGCGGTTCAACCTGATGTTAGCTGTCGGCATGGTGCGCGAGGCCGCGGCGCTGACCACCCAGATCGGCGGCGAGGTGATCCCGTCGGACAAACCCGGCTGTATCGCGATGGCGCTGCGCGAACCGGTCGGCGTGATGCTGGGCATCGCGCCGTGGAACGCGCCGATCATTCTGGGCGTGCGCGCGGTCGCGGTGCCGCTGGCGTGCGGCAATACCGTGGTGCTCAAGGCGAGCGAGCAATGCCCGCGCACCCACAGCCTGATCGCCGAAGCGTTTGACGAAGCGCTGCCCAAGGGCGCGGTCAGCATCGTCACCAATGCCCCGCAGGACGCCGCCGAGATCGTCGGCGCGCTGATCGACAACCCGCATGTGCGCCGCATCAACTTCACCGGATCGACCGCGGTTGGCCGGATCATCGCCAAGCGCGCGGCGGAGCATCTGAAGCCCGTTCTGCTCGAACTGGGCGGCAAGGCGCCGCTGATCGTGCTGGAAGACGCGGACCTGGATGAGGCGGTCAAGGCCGCGGCGTTCGGCGCGTTCATGAATCAGGGCCAGATCTGCATGTCGACCGAGCGGATCATCGTCGTCGAGGCCGTCGCCGATGCGTTCGTCGAGAAGTTTGCGGCAAAGGTCGGAACGATGGCGGTCGGCGATCCCCGCGAGGGCAAGACCCCGCTGGGCGCGGTGGTGGATCAGAAGACCGTCGATCACTGCAAATCGCTCATCGCCGATGCGGTCTCGCACGGAGCGGTGCAGGTCAATGGCGGCGACGCCAATGGCGTGCTGATGCCCGCGCATGTCATCGATCACGTGACCCCGGAGATGAAGCTGTTCCGCGACGAGAGCTTCGGTCCGGTCGTCGGCGTGATCCGGGCGCGCGACGAGGCTCATGCGGTCGAGCTGGCCAATGACACCGAATATGGGCTGTCGGCATCGGTCTTTACCCGCGACACCGCGCGCGGCCTCAAGGTCGCGCGGCAGGTCAAGTCGGGCATCTGCCACGTCAACGGCCCGACCGTGCATGACGAGGCGCAGATGCCGTTCGGCGGGGTCAAGGCGTCGGGCTATGGCAAGTTCGGCGGCAAGGCCGGAATCGACAGCTTCACCGAACTGCGCTGGATCACGATCGAGACCGAGCCGGGCCATTATCCGATCTGA
- a CDS encoding p-hydroxycinnamoyl CoA hydratase/lyase, with protein sequence MTELSTNGVVAYTIENGIAWVKYNRPDKRNAQSPTLNRDMMEVLDALEFRDDVGVLVLTGEGEAFCAGMDLKEYFRETEAQGLGATRRVQREAYGWWRRLRWYQKPTIAMVNGWCFGGAYGPLFACDLAFAADEAQFGLSEINWGILPGGGATKVATELLPFRKAMYHAMMGENIDGKTAADWGLVNESLPLAQLKERVTEVANVLLKKNPVALKATKDAVRRVGIMSYDDAEDYLIRAQEAANSYDNDGRKEGIKQFIDEKSYKPGLGAYDKDRVKV encoded by the coding sequence ATGACCGAACTGAGCACCAACGGCGTCGTCGCCTATACGATCGAAAACGGCATCGCCTGGGTCAAGTATAACCGCCCGGACAAGCGCAACGCGCAGAGCCCGACGCTGAACCGCGACATGATGGAGGTGCTCGACGCGCTCGAATTCCGCGACGATGTCGGGGTGCTGGTGCTGACCGGCGAGGGTGAGGCGTTCTGCGCCGGCATGGACCTCAAGGAATATTTCCGCGAGACCGAGGCGCAGGGCCTGGGCGCGACGCGGCGGGTGCAGCGCGAAGCCTATGGTTGGTGGCGCCGCCTGCGCTGGTACCAGAAGCCGACGATCGCGATGGTCAATGGCTGGTGCTTTGGCGGGGCATACGGCCCGCTATTCGCCTGCGATCTCGCCTTTGCCGCCGATGAGGCGCAGTTCGGGCTGAGCGAGATCAACTGGGGCATCCTGCCCGGCGGCGGCGCGACCAAGGTGGCGACCGAGCTGCTCCCGTTCCGCAAGGCGATGTATCACGCGATGATGGGCGAGAATATCGACGGCAAGACTGCCGCCGATTGGGGGCTGGTCAATGAATCGCTCCCGCTCGCCCAGCTCAAGGAGCGGGTGACCGAAGTCGCCAATGTGCTGCTGAAGAAGAACCCGGTGGCGCTCAAGGCGACCAAGGACGCGGTGCGCCGGGTCGGCATCATGAGCTATGACGATGCCGAGGATTATCTGATCCGCGCGCAGGAAGCGGCCAACAGCTATGACAATGACGGCCGCAAGGAAGGCATCAAGCAGTTCATCGACGAGAAGAGCTACAAGCCGGGCCTGGGCGCGTATGACAAGGATCGCGTGAAGGTTTGA
- a CDS encoding acetate--CoA ligase family protein: protein MPDLSRLLSPRSVVIVGASPTPGALGNSVLKNLERHGYAGNIHLINPKRDTIDGRPCLKSIDELPQGVDAAVLAIPGPAVLPAVQALAARGVGAAIIFSAGFAEGGEEGLAAQAEVARIAHEHGMVVEGPNCLGMVNYAAGVPLTFVETPVLDLTGKPAVGIVSQSGAMAVVLGTTLMAKGLGLTVSVSTGNEAASGVEDYVEHLLNDPATPAIAMIVEQFRKPARFLALAEQARAAGKHIVLLHPGTSSAARESAATHTGAMAGDWQLMKAKVERAGVVLVDSLEALGDVVELAVRAKPVRRGGTAVLTESGAFKALTLDLAETIGLDLPAMDGATAEAMRASIPDFIPVSNPMDLTAQALVDPDLYRRTLIPLLADDNYAALVFGIIQTDPATCARKFPAIIDAVKALDPHKPVIFAGIDDGAEVPAEYIEGLRAIGVPYFPSPDRAFRALRHLGKLAERDFATADADPVALDLPSGVIPEYRAKQLLAPVGIPFPAGGFATTVAEAKSIAARVGYPVAIKAQSADLSHKSDAGGVILNIADDPALDAAWDRLFANVAAYDAAIALDGAQVEAMGKRGVELIIGARNDPEWGPVILAGFGGVTAELLHDVRLLPHDLTPGAIVAELRALKQGALLDGYRGSPALDVDAVAALIAGLGRVLAGTPSIREIDLNPVVVYPRGEGVVALDALILAQ from the coding sequence ATGCCCGACCTTTCCCGCCTGCTCTCCCCGCGTTCGGTCGTGATCGTAGGTGCTTCCCCTACGCCCGGTGCGCTGGGCAATTCGGTGCTCAAGAACCTCGAGCGGCACGGCTATGCGGGCAACATCCACCTCATCAATCCCAAGCGCGACACGATCGACGGGCGGCCATGCCTGAAGTCGATCGACGAACTGCCGCAAGGGGTCGATGCGGCGGTGCTGGCCATCCCGGGTCCGGCGGTACTGCCCGCCGTTCAGGCGCTCGCCGCGCGCGGCGTCGGCGCAGCGATCATCTTCTCGGCCGGCTTTGCCGAGGGCGGCGAGGAAGGGCTGGCCGCGCAGGCCGAGGTCGCGCGGATCGCGCACGAGCACGGGATGGTGGTCGAGGGGCCGAACTGCCTGGGCATGGTCAACTATGCCGCGGGCGTGCCGCTGACGTTCGTCGAAACGCCGGTGCTGGACCTGACCGGCAAGCCTGCGGTCGGCATCGTCAGCCAGTCGGGCGCGATGGCGGTCGTGCTGGGCACGACGCTGATGGCCAAGGGGCTGGGTCTCACCGTGTCGGTGTCGACCGGCAACGAGGCCGCATCGGGCGTCGAGGATTATGTCGAGCATCTGCTGAACGACCCGGCCACTCCCGCGATCGCGATGATCGTGGAGCAATTCCGCAAGCCCGCCCGCTTCCTCGCGCTCGCCGAACAGGCACGCGCGGCAGGCAAGCATATCGTCCTGCTCCACCCCGGCACGTCGAGCGCGGCCCGCGAAAGCGCAGCGACGCATACCGGCGCGATGGCGGGCGACTGGCAGTTGATGAAGGCCAAGGTCGAGCGCGCCGGCGTGGTGCTGGTCGACAGCCTCGAAGCGCTGGGCGATGTGGTCGAGCTGGCGGTGCGCGCCAAGCCGGTGCGGCGCGGCGGCACGGCGGTGCTGACGGAGAGCGGGGCGTTCAAGGCGCTGACACTGGATCTCGCCGAGACGATCGGCCTCGACCTGCCCGCGATGGACGGCGCGACAGCGGAGGCGATGCGCGCGTCGATCCCCGATTTCATCCCGGTGTCGAACCCGATGGATCTGACCGCGCAGGCGCTGGTCGATCCGGACCTGTACCGCCGCACGCTGATCCCGTTGCTGGCGGATGACAACTATGCCGCGCTGGTGTTCGGCATTATCCAGACCGACCCAGCGACCTGCGCGCGCAAATTCCCCGCAATCATCGATGCGGTAAAGGCGCTCGACCCGCACAAGCCGGTGATCTTCGCTGGCATTGACGACGGAGCCGAGGTCCCTGCGGAGTATATCGAGGGTCTGCGCGCGATCGGCGTACCCTATTTCCCGTCGCCCGACCGCGCATTCCGCGCGTTACGGCACCTTGGCAAGCTGGCGGAGCGCGATTTTGCAACGGCGGATGCGGATCCGGTCGCGCTCGACCTGCCGTCGGGCGTGATCCCCGAATATCGCGCAAAGCAACTGCTCGCACCGGTAGGCATCCCCTTCCCCGCCGGCGGTTTCGCCACCACCGTCGCAGAAGCGAAGTCCATTGCCGCGCGCGTCGGCTATCCGGTCGCGATCAAGGCGCAGTCGGCGGATCTAAGCCACAAGAGTGACGCAGGCGGCGTCATCCTCAACATCGCCGACGATCCCGCACTCGATGCGGCATGGGATCGGCTGTTCGCCAATGTCGCCGCCTATGACGCCGCGATCGCGCTCGACGGCGCGCAGGTCGAGGCGATGGGAAAGCGCGGGGTCGAGCTGATTATCGGCGCGCGCAACGACCCCGAATGGGGGCCGGTAATCCTGGCAGGATTCGGCGGAGTGACGGCCGAATTGCTGCACGACGTCCGGCTGCTGCCGCATGACCTCACGCCTGGCGCCATCGTCGCCGAACTGCGCGCGCTCAAGCAGGGCGCGCTGCTCGACGGCTATCGCGGCTCGCCCGCGCTGGATGTCGATGCGGTGGCGGCGCTGATCGCTGGCCTCGGCCGCGTGCTGGCGGGCACCCCGTCGATCCGCGAAATCGATCTCAACCCGGTGGTGGTCTATCCAAGGGGCGAAGGCGTCGTCGCACTCGATGCGCTGATTCTGGCGCAGTGA
- a CDS encoding MarR family winged helix-turn-helix transcriptional regulator, producing MGPLGPLVGYHLRRAFGAFAADFANAMDGTGMRQVLVGILAVVSGSPGINQGAVGRVLGIKRANMVSLINELVDMKLIARVVDPADRRAFSLTITDSGRAMLTDCLAKIEAHEQQMLAGFSDEERAMLLDLLSRIERRDPAIA from the coding sequence GTGGGTCCGCTCGGCCCGCTGGTCGGTTATCATCTGAGGCGTGCCTTCGGGGCGTTCGCCGCCGATTTCGCCAACGCCATGGACGGAACCGGGATGCGTCAGGTTCTGGTCGGCATCTTGGCCGTGGTGTCGGGCAGTCCGGGCATCAACCAGGGCGCGGTCGGACGGGTGCTGGGTATCAAGCGCGCGAACATGGTGTCGCTCATCAACGAACTGGTCGATATGAAGCTGATCGCGCGCGTGGTCGATCCGGCCGATCGCCGCGCCTTTTCGCTGACCATCACCGATAGCGGGCGGGCGATGCTGACCGATTGCCTCGCCAAGATCGAGGCGCATGAGCAGCAGATGCTCGCGGGGTTCAGCGATGAGGAACGGGCGATGCTGCTCGACCTTTTGTCCCGGATCGAGCGGCGCGACCCGGCGATCGCCTAG
- a CDS encoding aldo/keto reductase, giving the protein MKRRLGSSSVNPVGLGCMSLSHAYGAPPARADAVRLLNQALDLGYDHLDTASLYGGGANETLIGEAIAHRRNAFFLASKCGMSIVDGKRVIDGRPETLRAQIDISLERLRTDRVDLYYLHRWDKSVPIEESVGELARMVEAGKVRAIGLSEVSAATLRRAHAVHPIAAVQNEYSLWSRNAELGILDATRELGATLVAFSPVGRGFLAGGVASPDSLLEKDIRRSMPRFQPKNFARNLELFAQLKTIAATLEVTPAQLCLQWLFARGEHVVAIPGTTSPEHLAENIGTPTAPLSDSVVEQLDRLFDPGAIAGPRYPAATQAEIDTEEF; this is encoded by the coding sequence ATGAAGCGTCGTCTGGGAAGTTCGAGTGTCAATCCCGTCGGGCTGGGTTGCATGTCGCTCAGCCACGCCTATGGCGCCCCGCCCGCGCGTGCGGACGCGGTGCGGCTGCTCAATCAGGCGCTCGATCTCGGCTATGACCATCTCGACACCGCGTCGCTCTATGGCGGCGGCGCCAACGAAACGTTGATCGGCGAAGCCATCGCCCACCGCCGCAATGCCTTTTTCCTCGCATCCAAATGCGGCATGTCGATCGTCGATGGGAAGCGCGTGATCGACGGCCGCCCCGAAACGCTGCGCGCGCAGATCGACATCAGCCTGGAGCGCCTGCGCACCGACCGCGTCGATCTCTATTATCTCCACCGCTGGGACAAGTCGGTGCCGATCGAGGAGTCCGTCGGCGAGCTCGCGCGGATGGTCGAGGCGGGCAAGGTGCGGGCGATCGGCCTCAGCGAAGTCTCCGCCGCCACGCTGCGTCGCGCCCATGCCGTGCATCCGATCGCTGCGGTCCAGAATGAATATTCGCTCTGGTCGCGCAATGCCGAGCTCGGCATCCTCGACGCAACGCGCGAACTGGGCGCGACGCTGGTCGCTTTCTCCCCGGTTGGGCGCGGCTTTCTCGCCGGCGGCGTGGCTTCGCCCGACAGCCTGCTGGAGAAAGATATCCGCCGGTCGATGCCGCGCTTTCAGCCGAAGAATTTCGCCCGCAATCTCGAGTTGTTCGCACAGTTAAAGACCATAGCGGCGACACTCGAAGTCACCCCGGCCCAGCTTTGCCTGCAATGGCTGTTCGCGCGCGGCGAGCATGTCGTCGCGATCCCCGGAACCACCTCCCCGGAGCATCTGGCGGAAAATATCGGCACCCCGACGGCCCCGCTTTCCGATAGCGTGGTGGAACAGCTGGACCGCCTGTTCGATCCCGGCGCAATCGCCGGCCCCCGCTATCCCGCCGCGACGCAGGCCGAGATCGATACCGAGGAGTTTTGA